The Procambarus clarkii isolate CNS0578487 chromosome 46, FALCON_Pclarkii_2.0, whole genome shotgun sequence genome includes a region encoding these proteins:
- the LOC138350609 gene encoding uncharacterized protein, whose translation MAATGGGRIRRVNTARLEFSAPVDWELVAAALLDVLQVDVKDLLGLEKFSPTRVAVTFATSPGYERFVGCWNERTTPLPHSAVSVTVSDPWGPLTFVSVHGVPVTFPEVELSSVFTRDDVKQQSH comes from the coding sequence ATGGCGGCGACTGGTGGTGGCCGCATCCGCCGTGTGAATACTGCTCGGCTGGAGTTCTCTGCACCGGTGGATTGGGAACTAGTGGCGGCTGCGCTTTTGGATGTCCTTCAGGTGGATGTTAAAGATCTCCTCGGTCTCGAGAAATTTTCTCCCACTCGCGTGGCGGTGACGTTTGCCACGTCACCTGGATACGagcggtttgtggggtgttggaacgagcggacgactccccttcctcattcggctgtgtctgtgactgtctctgatccgtggggtccactgacctttgtgagcgtgcacggggtacctgttacgtttccagaggtggagctttcttctgtgtttacgag